In the genome of Candidatus Binatia bacterium, one region contains:
- the dapF gene encoding diaminopimelate epimerase, protein MTRDTLRFTKMHGIGNDYVYVDCFSQTVPDPAALARRVSPRRTGIGADGVILICPSSVADARMEMYNADGSRGEMCGNGIRCVARYLYDHGIAPRSPLRIETDADVKTLELKLAGNRVQAITVDMGEPILDGPYIPVAAEGRVVDAPLRVANSEYRVTCISMGNPHCVVFTTGIERLDLATLGPAFEQHPFFPRRVNTEFVDVVGADEVRMRVWERGSGETAACGTGACAVVVAGVLTGRCARSTLVHLTGGDLRIEWRESDNHVLMTGPAEEVFSGEIQLREVPNV, encoded by the coding sequence ATGACGAGGGACACCCTGCGTTTCACCAAGATGCACGGGATCGGCAACGATTACGTGTACGTCGACTGTTTCTCGCAAACCGTGCCCGATCCGGCGGCGCTGGCTCGGCGCGTGAGTCCCCGGCGCACCGGTATCGGGGCCGACGGCGTCATCCTGATCTGCCCTTCGAGCGTCGCGGATGCGCGCATGGAGATGTACAACGCCGACGGCAGTCGAGGAGAGATGTGCGGCAACGGCATTCGTTGCGTGGCGCGCTACCTGTACGACCACGGCATCGCGCCGCGGTCGCCGCTGCGCATCGAGACCGACGCCGACGTTAAGACCCTCGAACTGAAGCTCGCCGGAAACCGCGTGCAGGCAATCACCGTCGACATGGGCGAGCCGATCCTCGACGGACCATACATTCCCGTGGCGGCGGAGGGTCGCGTCGTCGATGCACCGCTGCGGGTCGCCAACAGCGAGTATCGCGTCACCTGCATATCGATGGGCAATCCACACTGCGTCGTGTTCACTACCGGCATCGAACGCCTCGATCTGGCCACGCTCGGTCCGGCTTTCGAACAGCATCCCTTCTTCCCCAGGCGCGTGAACACCGAATTCGTCGATGTGGTCGGCGCCGACGAGGTGCGCATGCGGGTCTGGGAGCGCGGCTCGGGTGAGACGGCAGCTTGCGGTACCGGTGCGTGCGCCGTCGTTGTGGCAGGAGTGCTGACCGGCCGCTGCGCGCGGTCGACGCTCGTCCACCTGACAGGCGGCGACCTGCGAATTGAGTGGCGCGAAAGCGACAACCACGTCCTCATGACCGGGCCGGCCGAGGAAGTGTTCAGCGGCGAGATTCAGCTTCGAGAGGTGCCCAATGTTTAG
- the dapA gene encoding 4-hydroxy-tetrahydrodipicolinate synthase, whose translation MFSGSMTAIVTPFRNGEVDTEALDRLIEFQLANGTSAIVPCGSTGESATLSHREHADIVRFVVRVVRGRVPVIAGTGSNSTTEAIELTCAAKEAGASASLLISPYYNKPTQEGIYRHYKAIADAARYPLIVYNIPGRTGMKIEATTIARLAELEYIVGLKESTGSLDEVQECIRLTDGRIDVYSGDDSLTLPIVAVGGTGVISVVANILPRQSADLVRAAIEGDYDTARRLNYQMLPLIRALFLETNPIPVKAALAMMEYCRDELRLPLVPMTDGARARLRGVMQSYGLI comes from the coding sequence ATGTTTAGTGGCTCGATGACGGCAATCGTCACTCCATTCCGCAACGGCGAGGTCGATACCGAAGCGCTCGACCGCTTGATCGAGTTCCAGCTCGCCAACGGCACGTCGGCCATCGTGCCGTGCGGCAGCACCGGCGAGTCGGCAACCCTCAGCCACCGTGAGCACGCCGACATCGTGCGCTTCGTAGTCCGGGTAGTGCGGGGTCGCGTACCCGTGATCGCCGGTACCGGGTCCAACTCTACGACCGAGGCGATCGAGCTGACGTGCGCCGCCAAGGAAGCCGGGGCGAGCGCGTCGCTCCTGATCTCGCCCTACTACAACAAGCCGACGCAGGAAGGCATCTATCGGCACTACAAGGCCATTGCCGATGCCGCTCGCTACCCCTTGATCGTCTACAACATCCCCGGACGCACCGGCATGAAAATCGAAGCCACGACGATCGCGCGCCTCGCCGAGCTCGAGTACATCGTGGGCCTGAAGGAATCTACCGGCTCGCTCGACGAAGTGCAGGAGTGCATCCGCCTGACCGACGGACGCATCGACGTCTACAGCGGCGACGACTCGCTGACCCTGCCGATCGTGGCCGTCGGCGGCACCGGCGTGATCTCGGTCGTGGCCAACATCCTGCCGAGGCAGAGTGCCGACCTGGTCAGAGCGGCGATCGAAGGCGACTATGACACCGCGCGGCGACTGAACTACCAGATGCTGCCGTTGATCCGTGCCCTGTTCCTCGAAACCAACCCGATTCCCGTCAAGGCGGCGCTGGCGATGATGGAGTACTGCCGCGACGAACTGCGCCTGCCCCTGGTTCCGATGACCGATGGCGCCCGCGCCAGGCTGCGCGGTGTGATGCAGTCGTACGGGTTGATCTAG
- the dapB gene encoding 4-hydroxy-tetrahydrodipicolinate reductase, giving the protein MPTRMIVCGAAGRMGRMLVTLIAQNPAAVLAGAIEVPGHGSLGADAGTLAGVAPQHVAIADRLAAAAGPDTVILDFTNAEAALANLRTAVDCGSAMVIGSTGFSAAQQSEIDALAPRIRSVVAANMSVGITVLHRLIQAAATTLGPDFDAEIVEMHHRLKVDAPSGTALALARTLAAASGLTFPDDIVSARAGVIGKRTDREIGVMALRGGDVVGDHTVIFAGSGERIELTHRAHSRECLARGAVRAALWIAGQPVGRYGMADVLGL; this is encoded by the coding sequence ATGCCAACGCGAATGATCGTCTGCGGTGCGGCTGGCCGCATGGGCAGAATGCTGGTGACGTTGATCGCGCAGAATCCCGCCGCGGTGCTGGCCGGTGCCATCGAAGTGCCCGGGCATGGAAGCCTCGGCGCCGATGCCGGCACGCTCGCCGGCGTCGCGCCGCAACACGTGGCAATCGCCGACCGTCTCGCCGCGGCGGCCGGACCGGATACGGTGATCCTCGATTTCACGAATGCCGAGGCTGCCCTCGCCAATCTGCGCACGGCGGTGGATTGCGGCAGTGCGATGGTAATCGGATCGACCGGGTTCTCGGCGGCGCAGCAGTCGGAGATCGACGCCCTGGCGCCGCGCATTCGCAGCGTGGTGGCGGCGAACATGAGCGTCGGCATCACGGTCCTGCACCGCCTGATTCAGGCGGCAGCTACGACGTTGGGTCCCGACTTCGATGCGGAGATTGTCGAAATGCACCACCGCCTCAAGGTGGACGCTCCGAGCGGAACCGCACTGGCTCTGGCGCGCACCCTGGCCGCCGCCTCCGGTCTAACCTTTCCCGACGACATCGTCTCGGCGCGCGCCGGCGTAATCGGCAAGCGCACCGACCGCGAGATCGGCGTCATGGCCCTGCGGGGCGGGGATGTGGTGGGCGATCACACGGTGATCTTCGCCGGTTCCGGCGAGCGCATCGAGCTGACGCACCGCGCCCACAGCCGCGAATGCCTCGCCCGCGGCGCGGTGCGGGCGGCGCTATGGATCGCCGGCCAGCCCGTAGGTCGTTACGGCATGGCCGATGTGCTCGGGCTGTGA
- a CDS encoding ATP-binding protein produces MSAGIPAILAMVAFRLIGDGLGHHPNLNAILRVRAVEAGVLVAEWLVLQTRWRMAVAVPVSFAVGVTLSAGAASNAILTGDIVNPPMFLCTYALVVAAMLPWGWRRQLVSVLSMLPPMLWSTIEVAGTLAAALPNPAVLATALMAASVYVAYVSEQGRAALRQRELELAQSESRYRDLVEQASDIIYRANAVGQFTYANPPASRILGFDPEDLMGRHYLELVRPDVRTEVSRFYGRQFVKQIPATYNELPVITRDGREIWLGQNVTLIIADGTVTGFQSVARDVTDRKCMEEELVRAKEGAEAAAQAKSEFLANMSHEIRTPLNGIVGMTELALGCDVAPEPKEYLDLALSSAEALMTVIDDILDFSKIEAGKLELQALEFGLREVLTEIVKLLGPRAGAQGVGLTYAVDADVPDDLVGDPGRLRQVVINLVGNALKFTEKGRVALTVDLVHGEDLARDEAGPVRLHFSVRDTGVGIPAERLEAIFHPFEQADSSTTRRYGGTGLGLTISTRLVGMMQGRIWAESTVGVGSIFHFTAALERGAGRVRVVETLRHAEPAPGAAESGRSLKVLVAEDNAVNRKLALRLLERRGHRAEVAVNGVEAVAAALRERFDIILMDVQMPEMDGFQATAAIREHERAAGLHTPIVAMTAHALKGDDDRCLAAGMDAYVAKPIQAARLFAVIEQLTAPADEEDRAAAVA; encoded by the coding sequence ATGTCGGCAGGAATACCCGCGATTCTGGCCATGGTCGCTTTCAGGCTGATTGGCGATGGGCTTGGGCACCATCCCAACCTCAACGCCATCCTCCGCGTGCGCGCGGTGGAGGCCGGTGTCCTGGTCGCCGAGTGGCTGGTCCTGCAAACGCGCTGGCGTATGGCGGTGGCGGTTCCCGTGTCGTTTGCCGTTGGGGTGACGTTGTCGGCCGGGGCCGCGTCGAATGCGATTCTCACCGGGGACATCGTCAATCCGCCGATGTTTCTGTGCACCTATGCGCTGGTGGTTGCCGCGATGCTGCCCTGGGGCTGGCGCCGGCAACTGGTCAGCGTTCTGTCGATGCTTCCGCCGATGTTGTGGAGCACCATCGAGGTGGCGGGGACGCTCGCCGCGGCGTTGCCGAATCCGGCGGTCCTGGCGACGGCGCTGATGGCGGCCTCCGTGTACGTTGCGTACGTCAGCGAGCAGGGTCGTGCGGCCTTGCGGCAGCGGGAGCTGGAACTGGCGCAGAGCGAATCGCGCTATCGCGACCTGGTCGAGCAGGCCTCCGACATCATCTACCGGGCCAACGCGGTCGGGCAGTTCACGTACGCCAACCCGCCCGCCTCGCGGATCCTCGGGTTCGACCCCGAAGACCTGATGGGCCGCCACTACCTGGAACTCGTGCGTCCCGACGTCCGTACGGAGGTGTCGCGCTTCTACGGCCGACAGTTCGTTAAGCAAATTCCCGCGACGTACAACGAGCTTCCGGTCATAACGCGCGACGGCCGTGAGATCTGGCTGGGCCAGAACGTCACGTTGATCATTGCAGACGGGACGGTAACGGGATTTCAGTCGGTGGCCAGAGACGTTACCGACCGCAAGTGCATGGAAGAGGAGCTGGTTCGGGCCAAGGAAGGCGCCGAAGCGGCGGCACAGGCGAAGAGCGAGTTCCTTGCCAACATGAGCCACGAGATCCGCACGCCCTTGAACGGCATTGTCGGCATGACCGAGTTGGCGTTGGGTTGCGACGTGGCGCCCGAGCCGAAGGAGTATCTCGATCTCGCCCTTTCGTCGGCGGAGGCCCTGATGACGGTGATCGACGACATCCTCGACTTCTCGAAGATCGAGGCCGGGAAGTTGGAGCTGCAAGCTTTGGAATTCGGCCTGCGAGAGGTCCTTACCGAGATCGTGAAGTTGCTGGGGCCGCGGGCGGGCGCCCAGGGTGTCGGGTTGACCTACGCAGTCGACGCCGACGTACCCGACGATCTGGTCGGCGACCCGGGCCGGCTGCGCCAGGTGGTGATCAATCTTGTCGGCAATGCGCTGAAGTTTACCGAGAAGGGCCGAGTTGCCCTGACCGTCGATCTGGTTCATGGCGAGGATTTGGCCCGAGACGAGGCCGGGCCCGTCCGTTTACACTTCTCGGTACGGGACACTGGCGTGGGCATACCGGCGGAACGGTTGGAGGCAATTTTCCACCCCTTCGAGCAGGCCGATAGTTCGACCACCCGCCGGTACGGGGGCACGGGCCTCGGTCTGACGATCTCGACGCGGCTCGTGGGGATGATGCAGGGACGGATCTGGGCGGAGAGTACGGTCGGTGTCGGCAGTATTTTTCATTTCACCGCCGCTTTGGAAAGGGGCGCCGGTCGGGTGCGGGTCGTGGAGACGCTGCGTCATGCCGAGCCGGCGCCGGGAGCCGCCGAGAGTGGGCGTTCGTTGAAGGTGCTCGTGGCCGAGGACAACGCAGTCAATCGGAAGCTGGCCCTGCGGCTTCTCGAACGCCGTGGACACCGTGCCGAGGTGGCGGTCAACGGTGTCGAGGCCGTCGCTGCCGCGCTGCGGGAGCGCTTCGACATCATCCTGATGGACGTCCAGATGCCGGAAATGGACGGCTTCCAGGCAACCGCCGCGATTCGCGAACACGAAAGGGCGGCCGGTCTGCACACACCCATCGTTGCCATGACCGCGCATGCCCTGAAGGGGGACGATGACCGGTGCCTTGCGGCGGGTATGGACGCGTACGTCGCCAAACCCATCCAGGCGGCCCGCCTGTTTGCGGTCATCGAACAGTTGACGGCCCCCGCCGACGAAGAGGACCGAGCCGCCGCGGTCGCGTAG